Genomic segment of Parcubacteria group bacterium:
AAACAAGTAAAGTTAAAAGGGCCGGGAGTATTGAAGATTTAATTTTATGGATTGGTGAGTATTTGAAAAATCCGCGACTAGGCGAAGAAGGCAGAAAAAAAGCTGCTAGAGAGCAGCTTTGGAAAGTAGACGGCAAATCGGGCGCGAGGATAGCCGATTTTATCCTATCTTTTATTTTTTAATATTTTAACTATCTTCAATATTTCCATCGGGATTATCAAAGAATGTTTCTATAAACTCTTTGCGAAGATTTTCCCAAATCGCATTGCCTTCGGGTGTTAGAGCTTCTGCTTTGGCAATTTCTGGCCAGCGTTCTTTCGGAAATTTTACGTACATCGCGAAAACCCGGCGCAACGCGCTGATTTGCTCTTTATTAAGATAGGGCGGTGGCATATTAAGCACGGAGTCATCGGAATTTCCGGGACAAATCATATTCGGACTTATGTATCCTTTTTTTACAGCCATGTTTCTAAGATTTGTTCCATGGTATGGAGTAAAAATAGAACAACTCATTGTATCACTATACACCTGGCGATTAAGCTCAATCGTATCAAAGACCAAATCGCGGGTCTCGTCGGGAAAACCTATGATGTTATTTACACTGAATAGAACTCCGCATTCATGTGGAATTATCAGCTTTTCGGTAAGTACTTTATTCGTATAAGCACGATCGATAACTTCTTTACGAAACTTTTCATTGCCGTGTTCAATGCCGAACACCAGTTGATTGATGCCCAGTTCTTTTAGTTTTTTAATGCGCCGTTCAACTACCGTCTCCGGTCGGGTTTGGCACCAAAATGGTACTTTAATGTCTTGGTACACCTCGCAAAATTCATCAAACTCTTTTTCAGACCATGCGAAAAAAGTATCGGCCCAAAAGAAAAAGTATTCTGCCCCGTAAACATCGCGGCAATTGAGCAGTTCTTTTCTAACTTCTGTTAAAGATTTTTTGCGGAAAAACGGTTCTCCTATTGCGGATTCAAAAAGAGAATTCTGTGCCGGAGAGTTGCAAAATCGGCAAGTGTACGGACAACCGCGGTGTGTTTCAATAGGAAATAATCGATAAATTTTTCCGGTCATTGGACGACGGAATTTGGATTCCTCGAAAATGGAAAAATCCGACAAAGGATTTGCGTCCATATTTACTATCGACCCCATTGGATTTTTTCTAACGGAGCCGTCTTTCATTCGTACCCAAAGACCTGGTACATCGGAGTAATCTTTATTTCTGCTCATTCGATGGCATAGGTCAACCAGGGCGTATTCACCTTCGCCGACACAAAGAATGTCTATTTCTTTATATCTCATGCACACTTCGGGGGCGAAAGTCGCAAAGACGCCACCCAAAATTACAGGCACTTTTAAATTGTTCACGTAACTAAGCAGATTAATCGCCGTCAGAAACATGCTCTCGGTTGCTGTGACTAAAATCAAATCCGGACAAAATGACTCAATCTGTTTCCTGAAGGCCTCATAGACATCAACTTCCTTTGAAGTGGGTTCTATCTCAAACGGCCTGACATTTAAATTTGCCATTTTAACTTTTCCGGAACTCTTTAAATCGGTTTCCGTTTGATAACCCGAACTATCAAATAATGAAACTGTAAAGCCTTCGCGCTTCAGTAGCGCGGAAAAAAGTGCTAGAGTTGGCGACACTATTGATTCGGTCTGTAGGCTTGGATAGAGCATCAAAACGCGAAATCCAGACATTTTCCTCTCCTTGGTATGTGTTTGTTTTGTTAACGAGCCAGCCGCTAAGTTAGCGGTATAATTTAAGCAATTTTTTTATGTGAAGTCAAATTCCGCTTAAGCTGGCGGAATTTTGCTTCCATTTTTTCCCAGTCCGAAGGGATGTTTATGTCTTCGTCGTAAAAATCGCTCACGATATAGGGCTCTTGTTTTGAACCGCCGAAGTAGCAAGCGTTTTTTCCGTATAAAATCTTAGGCTTCATAACGAACACCAGGTCATTTTTGACATAATATTTAGGCAGAAGCTGACGGCGCGCCGGAGCGTATTTCACGTTCTGGTTTATGGCGTTGAGCAATTCGTAGCTTTTGCCTTTTTTAACCGGCCGGACAATCCAATAAGGATGGTGGTGGGCGGCTGACAATTCGCAAAGAGGCACGACCACATCCGGGTCTTTTTTCAAAAATAGTTCTATCGCTTCATCAACCTGTTTAACGCTCCTTAGAGGATTGGGCGGCATCAGTAAAACTATAGCATCAGTTTTATAATTCTCATTTTTTTTAAGCCATTCTATCGCATGTTTTAAAACAGGTTCCATCTGTGTTGTGCTTTGAGCCAAGTTTTTTGGGCGCAAAAATGGCGCTTCAGCGCCGTATTTTTTTGCTACCTTGGCTATTTCGGGATCGTCGGTGGTGACGATTACCCGGTCTATTAAGCGGCTTTTGAGAGCCGTTTCAATTGCCCAGGCAATCAGGGGCTTGCCGCAAAAGTTTCTTATGTTTTTGCCCGGGACGCCCTTTGAACCGCCCCGAGCCGGTATTATTGCTATGATATTCATATGTTTTAATATTATACGTTAATTTCTTAAAAAATCAAGTTCGCAATAATAAAGCCCCAATGCAAGCATTGGGGCTTTTTGGAAAAATT
This window contains:
- a CDS encoding B12-binding domain-containing radical SAM protein; protein product: MSGFRVLMLYPSLQTESIVSPTLALFSALLKREGFTVSLFDSSGYQTETDLKSSGKVKMANLNVRPFEIEPTSKEVDVYEAFRKQIESFCPDLILVTATESMFLTAINLLSYVNNLKVPVILGGVFATFAPEVCMRYKEIDILCVGEGEYALVDLCHRMSRNKDYSDVPGLWVRMKDGSVRKNPMGSIVNMDANPLSDFSIFEESKFRRPMTGKIYRLFPIETHRGCPYTCRFCNSPAQNSLFESAIGEPFFRKKSLTEVRKELLNCRDVYGAEYFFFWADTFFAWSEKEFDEFCEVYQDIKVPFWCQTRPETVVERRIKKLKELGINQLVFGIEHGNEKFRKEVIDRAYTNKVLTEKLIIPHECGVLFSVNNIIGFPDETRDLVFDTIELNRQVYSDTMSCSIFTPYHGTNLRNMAVKKGYISPNMICPGNSDDSVLNMPPPYLNKEQISALRRVFAMYVKFPKERWPEIAKAEALTPEGNAIWENLRKEFIETFFDNPDGNIEDS
- a CDS encoding acylneuraminate cytidylyltransferase family protein, whose product is MNIIAIIPARGGSKGVPGKNIRNFCGKPLIAWAIETALKSRLIDRVIVTTDDPEIAKVAKKYGAEAPFLRPKNLAQSTTQMEPVLKHAIEWLKKNENYKTDAIVLLMPPNPLRSVKQVDEAIELFLKKDPDVVVPLCELSAAHHHPYWIVRPVKKGKSYELLNAINQNVKYAPARRQLLPKYYVKNDLVFVMKPKILYGKNACYFGGSKQEPYIVSDFYDEDINIPSDWEKMEAKFRQLKRNLTSHKKIA